The Opitutus sp. ER46 genome contains a region encoding:
- a CDS encoding thiolase family protein: MKEAFIVSAVRTPVGKAPQGKLCTVRADDLGALCVREALARAPGLEPAMIDDVIMGCAMPEGSQGFNLARVVVQLAGLPESVPGVTVNRFCNSGLEAIAIGAQRIMSGMGDVVVAGGAESMSLVPMFGYRTTLNPTLVDTMPDAYLSMGLTAENVARDYGISREDQDAFSYQSHQKALAAIEGGRFKEECLTVPVTEVNLGPDQRRRENRFAFDTDEGPRADTSLERLGALKPSFHPKGTVTAGNSSQRSDGAAAVVLMSGDRVRELGLKPIGRFVSYAVGGVAPGVMGIGPIVAIPKALQRAGLTLDQIDLIELNEAFAAQSLAVMRRCELPSDRVNVNGGAIALGHPLGATGAKLTVQVLHELRRRQGRYGLVTMCVGGGMGGAGVIEFLN; the protein is encoded by the coding sequence ATGAAAGAAGCTTTCATCGTCTCCGCCGTCCGCACCCCCGTCGGCAAAGCCCCTCAGGGCAAGCTCTGCACCGTCCGCGCCGACGACCTCGGCGCCCTCTGCGTCCGCGAGGCCCTCGCCCGCGCCCCTGGCCTCGAGCCCGCCATGATCGACGACGTCATCATGGGCTGCGCCATGCCCGAGGGCTCCCAGGGGTTCAACCTCGCCCGCGTCGTCGTCCAACTCGCCGGCCTGCCGGAGTCGGTCCCAGGCGTCACCGTCAACCGGTTTTGCAACTCCGGGCTCGAGGCCATCGCGATCGGCGCCCAGCGGATCATGTCCGGCATGGGCGACGTCGTGGTCGCCGGCGGCGCCGAGAGCATGAGCCTCGTGCCGATGTTCGGCTACCGCACCACGCTCAACCCGACGCTCGTCGACACGATGCCCGACGCCTACCTGTCCATGGGCCTCACCGCCGAGAACGTCGCCCGCGACTACGGCATCTCCCGCGAGGACCAGGACGCGTTTTCCTACCAGAGCCACCAGAAGGCCCTCGCGGCGATCGAGGGCGGCCGGTTCAAGGAGGAGTGCCTCACGGTCCCCGTCACCGAGGTCAACCTCGGGCCCGACCAGCGGCGGCGCGAGAACCGTTTCGCCTTCGACACTGACGAGGGTCCGCGCGCCGACACGTCGCTCGAGCGACTTGGCGCCTTGAAGCCTTCCTTCCACCCGAAGGGCACTGTCACCGCTGGCAACTCCTCCCAGCGCAGTGACGGCGCAGCCGCCGTCGTGCTGATGTCCGGCGATCGCGTGCGCGAACTTGGCCTCAAGCCCATCGGCCGCTTCGTCTCCTACGCCGTCGGCGGCGTTGCCCCCGGCGTCATGGGCATCGGCCCGATCGTCGCCATCCCGAAGGCCCTCCAGCGCGCCGGGCTCACCCTTGACCAGATTGACCTCATCGAACTCAACGAGGCCTTCGCCGCCCAGAGCCTCGCCGTCATGCGGCGCTGTGAACTCCCGTCCGATCGCGTCAACGTCAACGGCGGCGCCATCGCGCTCGGTCATCCGCTCGGCGCCACTGGAGCCAAGCTCACCGTCCAGGTGCTCCACGAGCTCCGCCGCCGCCAGGGCCGCTACGGACTCGTCACCATGTGCGTCGGCGGCGGCATGGGCGGCGCCGGCGTCATCGAGTTCCTCAACTGA
- a CDS encoding 3-hydroxyacyl-CoA dehydrogenase/enoyl-CoA hydratase family protein encodes MTLTLPVAPASTSTSPLPVESTAGAKERTLPAAAFSAPLRIRTAAVIGAGTMGAQIAAHLANVGIPVLLLDVPPTELLLEEQARGLDLRSPAVRNRVTRTLFDRACKLSPSPLFTKSAAALVRLGNVEDNLPEVREADWVIEAILERLDLKQTLHRQLAALVRPDALVTTNTSGLPIARLVEGLPPTYTRRFFGTHFFNPPRYMKLLELIPGPNTEPALLQSFSTFAASVLGKGTVVGKDTPGFVANRIGCYDLQTALWLMLEEGLGVDDVDAITGPVIGRPKSATFRLCDVVGIDLMAQIGANLREMLPRESERRVFAQPKFVTEMIERGWWGAKKGQGFYRRIKGAKGAEVQVLDHRTLEYRPVATPAFPSLTAVNRIPALPVRLRALCSIGDAAGRFAWKHLSTVLCYAANLVPEISDDLVTIDNAMKWGYNWELGPFELWDALGVAEVVARLEREDRPVPALAKALLASGRTSFHQMRANRVYTFAPGSDADVEQTTPPQALRLDRVRAAGGVIGHYSGGSLLDLGDGVACLEFHNKMNVIGEEQLTLLREALERVRRDFAGLVIGNQGPHFSAGANLKEFATYISQGHWEDIDAMLRRFQEATSTLHQFEKPVVAAVHGYTLGGGCELAMGCDHVVASAETYMGLPEVGVGLIPGAHGTKEMLVRCTEGIPAGDDPDYFAGVRLAWETIALARIGGAAVEAAKLRYLRNGEWTLVMNQDWLIGTAKAKVLAMAPDYRPTPMRTNIPALGRTGSANLRSALHNMHCAAQISAHDQKIGARLAHVLCGGDLTSPQFVSESYILELEREAFLGLCGEPLTLARIQHMLITGKPLRN; translated from the coding sequence ATGACCCTCACGCTTCCTGTTGCCCCCGCTTCCACCTCCACTTCGCCGCTGCCGGTGGAGTCCACCGCCGGCGCGAAAGAGCGCACGCTCCCGGCCGCCGCTTTCTCGGCCCCACTGCGCATCCGCACCGCCGCCGTGATCGGCGCCGGCACGATGGGCGCACAGATCGCGGCCCATCTCGCCAACGTCGGCATCCCGGTCCTCCTGCTCGACGTCCCACCGACCGAACTCCTCCTCGAGGAGCAGGCGCGCGGTCTCGATCTCCGCTCTCCCGCCGTCCGCAATCGCGTCACCCGCACGCTCTTCGACCGCGCGTGCAAGCTGTCGCCGTCCCCGCTGTTCACCAAATCCGCCGCCGCCCTCGTCCGGCTCGGCAACGTCGAGGACAACCTGCCCGAGGTCCGCGAGGCCGACTGGGTGATCGAGGCCATTCTCGAGCGGCTCGACCTCAAGCAGACCTTGCACCGGCAGCTCGCCGCGCTCGTCCGGCCCGACGCCCTCGTTACCACCAACACCTCCGGGCTGCCGATCGCCCGGCTCGTCGAGGGCCTGCCGCCGACCTACACGCGCCGTTTCTTTGGCACGCATTTTTTCAACCCGCCGCGGTACATGAAGCTCCTCGAGCTCATCCCGGGGCCGAACACCGAGCCGGCGTTGCTCCAGTCATTCAGCACCTTCGCCGCCAGCGTCCTCGGCAAGGGCACCGTCGTAGGCAAGGACACCCCCGGCTTCGTCGCGAACCGCATCGGCTGCTACGATCTGCAGACCGCGCTCTGGCTCATGCTCGAGGAGGGGCTCGGGGTCGATGACGTCGACGCGATCACCGGCCCGGTCATCGGACGGCCCAAGAGCGCGACGTTCCGACTCTGCGATGTCGTGGGCATCGATCTCATGGCCCAGATCGGCGCCAACCTTCGCGAGATGCTCCCGCGCGAGAGCGAGCGACGCGTGTTTGCCCAGCCGAAGTTCGTCACCGAGATGATCGAGCGCGGCTGGTGGGGTGCCAAGAAGGGCCAGGGTTTCTACCGCCGGATCAAGGGCGCCAAGGGCGCCGAGGTCCAGGTGCTCGATCACCGCACGCTCGAGTACCGGCCCGTCGCCACGCCCGCGTTTCCTTCCCTCACCGCCGTCAACCGCATTCCCGCGCTGCCCGTCCGCCTGCGCGCGTTGTGTTCCATCGGCGACGCCGCCGGCCGCTTCGCCTGGAAGCACCTGAGCACGGTGCTCTGCTACGCTGCCAACCTCGTGCCGGAGATCTCCGACGACCTCGTCACCATCGATAACGCGATGAAGTGGGGCTACAACTGGGAGCTCGGGCCGTTCGAGCTCTGGGACGCCCTCGGCGTCGCCGAGGTGGTCGCCCGCCTGGAACGCGAGGACCGCCCGGTACCGGCGCTGGCAAAGGCCCTCCTCGCCTCCGGCCGCACCTCCTTCCACCAGATGCGCGCCAACCGCGTGTACACGTTCGCGCCCGGCTCCGACGCCGACGTCGAGCAGACCACCCCGCCCCAGGCGCTGCGGCTCGACCGCGTGCGCGCCGCCGGCGGCGTGATCGGCCACTACTCGGGCGGCAGCCTGCTGGATCTCGGCGACGGCGTCGCCTGCCTCGAGTTCCACAACAAAATGAACGTGATCGGCGAGGAGCAGCTCACGCTCCTGCGCGAGGCGCTCGAGCGCGTGCGTCGCGACTTCGCCGGGCTCGTCATCGGCAACCAGGGCCCACACTTCTCGGCCGGCGCCAACCTCAAGGAGTTCGCCACCTATATCAGCCAGGGCCACTGGGAGGACATCGACGCCATGCTCCGCCGCTTCCAGGAGGCCACGAGCACGCTCCACCAGTTCGAGAAGCCGGTCGTCGCCGCCGTTCACGGCTACACGCTCGGCGGTGGCTGCGAACTCGCGATGGGCTGCGACCACGTCGTCGCCTCGGCCGAGACCTACATGGGACTGCCCGAGGTCGGCGTCGGTCTCATCCCCGGCGCGCACGGCACGAAGGAGATGCTTGTTCGCTGCACCGAGGGCATTCCCGCGGGCGACGATCCCGACTATTTCGCGGGTGTCCGGCTCGCGTGGGAAACCATCGCGCTCGCCCGGATCGGTGGCGCCGCGGTCGAGGCCGCCAAGCTCCGCTACCTACGGAACGGCGAGTGGACCCTCGTGATGAACCAGGACTGGCTCATCGGCACCGCCAAGGCGAAGGTCCTTGCGATGGCGCCGGACTACCGGCCCACCCCGATGCGCACGAACATCCCCGCGCTCGGCCGCACCGGCAGCGCCAATCTGCGCTCCGCCCTGCACAACATGCATTGCGCCGCCCAGATCAGCGCACACGACCAGAAGATCGGCGCGCGTCTCGCCCACGTGCTCTGCGGCGGTGACCTCACCAGCCCCCAATTCGTATCCGAATCCTACATTCTCGAACTCGAGCGCGAGGCGTTCCTCGGCCTCTGCGGCGAGCCGCTCACCCTCGCCCGCATCCAGCACATGCTCATCACCGGCAAACCCCTCCGCAACTGA
- a CDS encoding AMP-binding protein: MFVPTAATASPTATESAPGNPSRPWLAHYPPEIPPTTHELDRHRSLWDMLGASLERNASRIALQCLGHDTTYGELERQSRAFGSWLQAHRVQPGARVAVMLPNLPQYYVAVLGALRIGAVVVNVNPLYTARELEHQLADSGAEVIVLLENFAHTLCRAVEHTAVKHVIVSCVGDLLGPVRGPAATFVTRHLKHGVPAWSLPGHHWFSDVVRHGANRPLQPYTATQDDIAFLQYTGGTTGAAKGAMLSHRNLLAGVLNTAAWTTPVLSGLPAGERLTVLIPLPLYHIFALLIGLTWVHLGACAILVPNPRDIRGLIRTMRRHRFQLMIGVNTLFSALVRHPGFDQVDFSACRAAIAGGMATHRVTAERWQAVTGHALTEGYGLTETVSAVSCNLLGDGNYTGTIGIPFPSMEFVIRDEQGQDLPAGQAGELCVRGPQVMVGYWQRPDETAHVTSPDGFFHTGDIGVMEPNGYFRIVDRKKDMILVSGFNVYPNEIEDVVTSHPGVLDCAAVGIPDEHCGEIVKLFVVKRDQDLTAEELTQLCRRKLTAYKCPRQVEFVPSLPKSAVGKVLRRALRPSSPSSTPTS, from the coding sequence ATGTTCGTTCCCACTGCTGCGACCGCGTCCCCGACGGCCACCGAGTCTGCGCCCGGCAACCCGTCCCGCCCGTGGCTTGCCCACTACCCGCCCGAGATCCCGCCGACCACCCACGAGCTCGACCGCCACCGCTCGCTCTGGGACATGCTCGGCGCCTCGCTCGAACGAAACGCCAGCCGCATCGCCCTGCAGTGTCTCGGCCACGACACCACCTACGGGGAGCTGGAGCGCCAGTCCCGCGCGTTCGGGAGCTGGCTTCAGGCTCATCGGGTCCAGCCCGGCGCCCGCGTCGCCGTCATGCTGCCCAACCTGCCGCAGTACTACGTCGCCGTCCTCGGGGCGTTGCGCATCGGCGCCGTCGTCGTGAACGTCAACCCGCTCTACACCGCACGGGAACTCGAGCACCAGCTCGCCGACAGCGGGGCCGAGGTGATCGTCCTGCTCGAGAACTTCGCTCACACGCTCTGCCGCGCCGTCGAGCACACCGCCGTGAAGCACGTCATCGTGTCTTGCGTGGGTGATCTGCTCGGGCCCGTGCGGGGACCGGCGGCAACGTTCGTCACCCGCCACCTCAAGCACGGCGTCCCGGCCTGGAGTCTCCCGGGCCACCACTGGTTCAGCGACGTCGTCCGCCACGGGGCCAACCGTCCGCTGCAGCCGTACACCGCCACGCAAGACGACATTGCCTTCCTCCAGTACACCGGCGGCACCACCGGTGCCGCGAAGGGCGCGATGCTCTCCCACCGCAACCTCCTTGCCGGCGTGCTCAACACCGCCGCCTGGACCACGCCGGTCCTCAGCGGTCTGCCCGCCGGTGAACGGCTCACCGTTCTCATCCCCCTGCCGCTCTACCACATCTTCGCCCTGCTGATCGGACTCACCTGGGTCCACCTCGGCGCCTGCGCCATCCTGGTCCCCAACCCGCGCGACATTCGCGGCCTGATCCGGACGATGCGCCGCCACCGGTTCCAGCTGATGATCGGCGTCAACACGCTGTTCAGCGCGCTGGTCCGCCATCCGGGTTTCGACCAGGTCGACTTCTCCGCTTGCCGCGCCGCGATCGCCGGCGGCATGGCGACGCACCGGGTGACCGCCGAACGCTGGCAGGCGGTCACCGGCCATGCGTTGACCGAGGGCTACGGCCTTACCGAGACGGTCTCCGCCGTGAGCTGCAACCTGCTCGGCGACGGCAATTACACCGGCACCATCGGCATCCCGTTTCCTTCAATGGAATTCGTGATCCGCGACGAGCAGGGGCAGGACCTTCCTGCCGGACAGGCGGGTGAACTCTGCGTCCGCGGTCCCCAGGTCATGGTCGGTTACTGGCAGCGGCCCGACGAGACGGCGCACGTCACCTCGCCTGACGGCTTCTTCCACACCGGCGATATCGGCGTGATGGAGCCCAACGGCTACTTCCGGATCGTCGATCGGAAGAAGGACATGATCCTCGTTTCGGGCTTCAACGTTTACCCCAACGAGATCGAGGACGTCGTCACCTCCCACCCAGGCGTCCTCGACTGCGCCGCGGTCGGCATCCCGGACGAACACTGCGGCGAGATCGTGAAGCTCTTCGTCGTGAAACGGGACCAGGACCTCACCGCCGAGGAGCTCACGCAGCTCTGCCGGCGCAAGCTTACGGCCTACAAGTGCCCGCGCCAGGTCGAGTTCGTTCCCTCTCTCCCCAAGAGCGCGGTCGGCAAGGTCCTCCGCCGCGCCCTCCGTCCTTCCTCCCCCTCCTCCACTCCCACGTCATGA
- a CDS encoding MMPL family transporter, producing MISRLLDRLTATLFRHRPLILAAFAACTVVLGVFAVRTRIDASFEKQLPTDHEYIRTFNKYEGQFGGANRVVIALMARRGDIFTPEFFQTLKAATDEVFFLPGVDRAQVQSLFTPNVRYIEVIEDGFTGGNVIPADFTPTPEGFARVKENIVKSGKLGQLVANDFTGAIISARIVDLDPSTGKPLNYAKFSEQLERSIRDKFQSADVSVHIIGFAKVIGDVTDGAKGVLMFFGVSLVITAILFYFFSQSLVLTLLPLVTSICAVIWQLGVLRLLGFGIDPLSILVPFLVFAIAMSHATQLLRSFNAEFCAGRNELESARTSFRQLIVPGVVAILTDTVGFLTIYLVKVPIIQELALTASIGVVLIVFTDRLLLPILLSYARMPRGFRQRVKHRHDTLQPVWRKLAATITPGHAIAVLLVGAAVFAYGNYKSHQVRIGDLHAGVPELRPDSRYNQDSALITREFSIGVDLLTVYVESVPNGCIDHEVVNLMDQFGGRMRSLPGIQSVVSLASVAKVINAGYNEGSLKWRILPRDPRVLVQNVSPIETSTGLLNQDGSVMPVMLFLKDHKAETIQAVTDAVKEFDRSHGTAKARFRLAGGNVGVMAATNEVVSAAQFPMVMWVYGVVVVLCLLTFASWRATLCVVLPLVLVSDLAFALMVHLDIGLKTTTLPVIALGVGIGVDYGIYLFSALLVRLHRGHTFEDALHHALSTMGVSVMFTGCALAIGVGTWAFSTLKFQADMGLLLAFMFFCNMVGALWLLPAMARWLWPAAHLAKRAALFAARAGSPVDAKPVSPP from the coding sequence ATGATTTCCCGCCTGCTCGATCGGCTCACCGCCACCCTCTTTCGGCACCGTCCCCTCATCCTCGCCGCGTTCGCCGCCTGCACCGTCGTGCTCGGCGTGTTCGCGGTCCGGACGCGCATCGACGCCAGCTTCGAGAAGCAACTCCCCACGGACCACGAGTACATCCGCACGTTCAACAAGTACGAAGGCCAGTTCGGCGGCGCGAACCGCGTCGTCATCGCCCTCATGGCTCGCCGGGGCGACATCTTCACCCCTGAGTTTTTCCAGACCCTCAAGGCCGCGACCGACGAGGTCTTCTTCCTGCCCGGCGTCGACCGCGCCCAGGTGCAGTCGCTGTTCACGCCCAATGTCCGCTACATCGAGGTGATCGAGGACGGCTTCACCGGCGGCAACGTCATCCCCGCCGACTTCACGCCCACGCCGGAGGGGTTCGCCCGCGTGAAGGAAAACATCGTCAAGTCCGGCAAGCTCGGTCAGCTCGTCGCCAACGACTTCACCGGCGCGATCATCAGCGCCCGCATCGTCGACCTCGATCCGTCGACCGGCAAGCCGCTCAACTACGCCAAGTTCTCCGAGCAACTCGAGCGTTCGATCCGCGACAAGTTTCAGTCGGCCGACGTCAGCGTCCACATCATCGGCTTCGCCAAGGTCATCGGCGACGTGACCGACGGCGCCAAAGGCGTGCTCATGTTCTTCGGCGTGTCGCTCGTGATCACGGCGATCCTCTTCTACTTCTTCTCGCAGTCGCTGGTCCTGACGCTCCTGCCGCTCGTCACCTCGATCTGCGCCGTCATCTGGCAGCTCGGCGTGCTGCGCCTCCTCGGCTTCGGCATCGACCCGCTTTCGATCCTCGTGCCGTTCCTGGTGTTCGCGATCGCGATGAGCCATGCCACGCAGCTTCTGCGGTCGTTCAACGCCGAGTTCTGCGCCGGGCGCAATGAACTCGAGTCCGCCCGCACTTCCTTCCGCCAGCTCATCGTCCCGGGCGTGGTTGCCATCCTGACCGACACCGTCGGCTTCCTCACGATCTACCTCGTCAAGGTGCCAATCATCCAGGAGCTCGCCCTCACCGCCAGCATCGGCGTGGTCCTCATCGTCTTCACCGACCGGCTCCTGCTGCCGATCCTGCTTTCCTATGCCCGCATGCCGCGCGGTTTCCGCCAACGCGTGAAACACCGGCACGACACGCTGCAGCCCGTCTGGCGCAAGCTCGCCGCGACCATCACGCCGGGCCACGCCATCGCCGTGCTCCTGGTCGGCGCCGCGGTCTTCGCCTACGGCAACTACAAGTCCCACCAGGTCCGCATCGGCGACCTGCACGCCGGCGTGCCCGAACTTCGCCCCGATTCTCGCTACAATCAGGACAGCGCGCTCATCACGCGCGAGTTCTCCATCGGGGTCGACTTGCTCACCGTCTACGTCGAGTCCGTCCCCAACGGCTGCATCGACCACGAGGTGGTCAACCTCATGGACCAGTTTGGCGGCCGGATGCGCTCCCTCCCGGGCATCCAGTCCGTTGTCAGCCTCGCGTCCGTCGCCAAGGTCATCAACGCGGGCTACAACGAGGGCTCGCTCAAGTGGCGCATTCTCCCGCGCGACCCGCGCGTGCTGGTCCAGAATGTGAGCCCGATCGAGACCTCCACTGGCCTGCTCAACCAGGACGGCTCCGTCATGCCGGTGATGCTCTTTCTGAAGGATCACAAGGCGGAGACCATCCAGGCCGTGACCGACGCCGTGAAGGAATTTGACCGCAGCCACGGCACCGCCAAGGCGCGGTTCCGTCTCGCCGGCGGCAACGTGGGCGTCATGGCCGCCACCAACGAGGTCGTCTCCGCCGCCCAGTTTCCGATGGTCATGTGGGTTTACGGCGTGGTCGTCGTGCTCTGTCTCCTGACCTTCGCCTCCTGGCGCGCCACGCTGTGCGTGGTCCTGCCGCTCGTCCTAGTCTCCGACCTGGCTTTCGCGCTGATGGTGCACCTGGACATCGGGCTGAAGACCACGACGCTCCCGGTCATCGCGCTCGGCGTCGGCATCGGCGTCGACTACGGCATCTATCTCTTTTCGGCGCTCCTCGTGCGCCTCCACCGCGGGCACACGTTTGAAGACGCGCTCCATCACGCGCTGAGCACGATGGGCGTGTCGGTGATGTTCACCGGCTGCGCCCTCGCCATCGGCGTCGGCACGTGGGCGTTCTCCACCCTGAAGTTCCAAGCCGACATGGGCCTGCTCCTGGCGTTCATGTTCTTCTGCAACATGGTCGGCGCGCTCTGGCTGCTGCCGGCCATGGCGCGCTGGCTCTGGCCCGCCGCCCACCTCGCCAAGCGGGCCGCGCTTTTTGCCGCGCGCGCCGGCTCCCCCGTCGACGCCAAGCCGGTCTCACCGCCCTGA
- a CDS encoding YCF48-related protein: MRLVHRLFLALCAFSATRTFAAAPQTLLLAGAFAGNAIVAVGERGTLLRSTSEGREWQPISTNVSATLTAVTFAPDHQHGWAVGHEGVILGTTDGGSTWKRLAADNPAEDSFLDVLALDATHVIAVGAYGLFAETRDGGATWEHRRVSESDTHFNRLVAGPGGSLLLAGESGTLLRSTDRGATWQPLTAPSAGSLYGVLALDEHTLVAHGLRGRAFRSEDAGITWHELTTGSTALLAAGISLRDGAIVLAGSSRTVALSRDGARSFQPIEVSLPGAVAAVLELPDRSLLVLGEAGATTLRLPPSP, encoded by the coding sequence ATGCGTCTTGTTCATCGGCTTTTCCTGGCGCTATGCGCGTTCTCCGCCACCCGCACCTTCGCCGCGGCGCCGCAGACGCTCTTGCTCGCCGGCGCGTTCGCCGGCAACGCCATCGTCGCTGTCGGCGAACGTGGCACCCTCCTGCGCTCCACCAGCGAGGGTCGCGAGTGGCAGCCCATCTCCACCAACGTCTCCGCCACGCTCACCGCCGTCACCTTCGCGCCCGACCACCAGCACGGCTGGGCCGTCGGCCACGAGGGCGTCATCCTCGGCACCACCGACGGCGGATCCACCTGGAAGCGGCTCGCCGCTGACAACCCAGCCGAAGACTCCTTCCTCGACGTCCTCGCGCTGGACGCGACGCACGTCATCGCCGTCGGCGCCTATGGACTGTTCGCCGAGACCAGGGATGGCGGCGCCACTTGGGAGCACCGCCGCGTCTCCGAGTCCGACACGCACTTCAACCGGCTGGTCGCCGGCCCCGGCGGAAGCCTGCTGCTCGCAGGCGAGAGCGGCACGCTCCTGCGCTCCACGGACCGCGGCGCCACGTGGCAGCCACTCACCGCGCCGTCCGCCGGCTCGCTCTACGGGGTGCTCGCCCTCGACGAGCACACGCTCGTCGCCCACGGCCTCCGCGGCCGCGCCTTCCGTTCCGAAGACGCCGGCATCACATGGCACGAGCTGACCACCGGCTCCACGGCACTGCTCGCCGCGGGGATTTCGCTGCGCGACGGCGCGATCGTCCTCGCCGGCTCCAGCCGCACGGTCGCGCTCAGCCGCGACGGCGCCCGCTCCTTCCAGCCCATCGAAGTCTCGCTGCCCGGCGCCGTCGCCGCGGTCCTCGAGTTGCCCGACCGCTCGCTCCTCGTCCTCGGCGAGGCCGGAGCCACCACCCTCCGCTTGCCGCCCTCCCCATGA
- a CDS encoding DUF1329 domain-containing protein gives MKTLLTAACLLAVAPLATAALDEAALAKLGKELTPLGGERAANADGSIPEWTGGVKAPAGYKVGDHHPDPFADDKPLYTVTPENQGNYAGKLTAGHLALLKAYPDYKLVVYPTHRSASVPARIEEATRKIASTAHLVHDGAGVEGALIGTPFPIPQNGLEVIWNHLLRYRGDAVARYISQAAPQRNGGFSLVTFEDESWFNYHRPDVTPETLDNVIIYFKQTVTGPARLAGSILLAHETLDQVKEPRRAWTYNAGQRRVRRAPNIAYDTPGTASDGMRTTDQFDMFNGAPDRYDWELVGKKEMIVPYNSYKLHSRDVKYADILKPLHINQDLARYELHRVWVVDAKLKPGKSHQYARRTFYVDEDSWQVLAVDQYDTRGQLWRVSEAHCINYYEVPAFWSTLEVHMDLQVGRYLAIGLDNEGRMYDFSIKRTARDYSPDSLRREGVR, from the coding sequence ATGAAGACCCTGCTCACCGCCGCCTGCCTGCTCGCCGTCGCCCCCCTGGCGACGGCCGCGCTCGACGAGGCCGCCCTTGCCAAACTCGGCAAGGAACTTACCCCGCTCGGCGGCGAACGCGCCGCCAACGCTGATGGCTCCATCCCGGAATGGACCGGCGGCGTCAAAGCCCCCGCCGGCTACAAGGTGGGTGATCATCACCCCGATCCCTTCGCCGACGACAAGCCGCTCTACACCGTCACGCCTGAAAATCAGGGCAACTACGCCGGCAAACTCACCGCCGGCCATCTCGCGCTGCTCAAGGCCTACCCCGACTACAAGCTCGTCGTTTACCCGACCCACCGCAGCGCGTCCGTCCCGGCGCGCATCGAGGAAGCCACCCGCAAGATCGCCTCCACCGCCCACCTCGTCCACGACGGCGCCGGCGTCGAGGGCGCGCTCATCGGAACGCCTTTCCCGATTCCGCAAAACGGCCTCGAGGTGATCTGGAACCACCTGCTGCGCTATCGCGGTGACGCCGTGGCCCGCTACATCAGCCAGGCCGCCCCGCAGCGCAACGGCGGGTTCTCGCTCGTGACGTTCGAGGACGAGTCGTGGTTCAACTACCACCGCCCGGACGTCACGCCCGAGACGCTCGACAACGTCATCATCTACTTCAAGCAGACCGTCACCGGTCCCGCCCGCCTCGCCGGCTCGATCCTCCTCGCCCACGAGACGCTCGATCAGGTGAAGGAGCCGCGTCGCGCCTGGACCTACAACGCCGGCCAGCGCCGCGTCCGCCGCGCGCCCAACATCGCGTACGACACCCCCGGCACCGCCTCCGACGGCATGCGCACCACCGACCAGTTCGACATGTTCAATGGCGCACCCGACCGCTACGACTGGGAGCTCGTCGGCAAGAAGGAGATGATCGTGCCGTACAACTCGTACAAGTTGCACAGCCGCGACGTGAAATACGCCGACATCCTGAAGCCGCTGCACATCAACCAGGACCTCGCCCGCTACGAGTTGCACCGCGTCTGGGTCGTCGACGCCAAGCTGAAGCCCGGCAAGTCCCACCAGTACGCCCGCCGCACGTTCTACGTCGACGAGGACAGCTGGCAGGTGCTCGCCGTGGATCAGTACGACACCCGTGGCCAGCTCTGGCGCGTGTCCGAGGCCCACTGCATCAATTATTACGAAGTGCCCGCGTTCTGGAGCACGCTCGAGGTCCACATGGATCTCCAGGTCGGCCGCTACCTCGCCATCGGTCTCGATAACGAGGGGCGGATGTACGACTTCAGCATCAAGCGCACGGCCCGGGATTACAGCCCGGACTCCTTGCGCCGCGAGGGCGTCCGCTAG